One Hordeum vulgare subsp. vulgare chromosome 4H, MorexV3_pseudomolecules_assembly, whole genome shotgun sequence DNA window includes the following coding sequences:
- the LOC123446518 gene encoding phospholipid-transporting ATPase 1-like, translating into MRPPHPSQRPQQATGTVMDPPARLPEPVPSPILRHSPSISRSLRSAADTSSVTFAADFLSPSNSKPESTSPSLESFRTARSSVSRSSTRRSASERAGSQRDLRDEDARFVYINDAPRTNAPPAMFPDNSIHTSKYSVLTFLPRNLYEQFHRVAYIYFLILAVLNFVPQLLVLSKEAGVLPLAFVLGVTALKDAYEDWRRHRSDKKENNRTASVLLDGVFRPKRWKDLQVGDVVRLVANETLPCDMVLVSTSDPTGVAYIQTINLDGESNLKTRYAKHETMSTPPEALAGVIKCEKPNRNIYGFLATVDLNGRRAISLGTSNIMLRGCELKNTVWAIGVAVYTGGDTKVVLNSSGAPSKRSRLETHMNREIIALAVALVVLCSVVSLLTGIWLGDHADQLGIIPFFHKYDYSGDAGHDDGRYHWYGTGAQVVFTFMSAVIQFQVMIPIALIISMELIRVGQAYFMVQDNHMFDDESQARFQCRALNINEDLGQIKYVFSDKTGTLTQNRMEFRCATVQGRDFSETDGGEEEGHAVQADGVFLRPKTAVKTDPKLTALLKDGTGAKASRARDLFLALATCNTIVPIVEDTVNPAAKLVEYQGESPDEQALVYAAAAYGHKLVERTSGHIVVDVFGTRQRYELTTPPVYCKMFASHSIACRRW; encoded by the exons ATGCGGCCACCACATCCGTCCCAACGTCCGCAGCAAGCGACCGGAACAGTCATGGACCCGCCCGCCAGGCTGCCGGAGCCGGTGCCGTCGCCGATACTGAGGCACTCGCCGTCCATATCGCGCTCGCTGCGATCGGCGGCAGACACGTCGTCCGTCACCTTCGCCGCCGACTTCCTGTCGCCCTCCAACTCCAAGCCGGAGTCCACCTCGCCGTCCTTGGAGAGCTTCCGGACGGCCCGGTCCAGCGTCTCGCGGTCATCCACGAGGCGGTCCGCGTCCGAGCGCGCCGGTTCGCAGCGGGACCTCCGCGACGAGGACGCGCGGTTCGTCTACATCAACGACGCGCCGCGCACCAACGCGCCGCCGGCCATGTTCCCGGACAACTCCATCCATACCTCCAAGTACTCCGTCCTCACCTTCCTCCCACGCAACCTCTACGAGCAGTTCCACAGGGTGGCCTACATCTACTTCCTCATCCTGGCGGTGCTCAACTTTGTGCCGCAACTCCTCGTGCTGTCCAAGGAAGCGGGCGTTCTGCCGCTGGCCTTCGTGCTCGGCGTCACGGCGCTCAAGGACGCGTACGAGGACTGGAGGCGCCACCGGTCCGACAAGAAGGAGAACAACCGCACGGCGTCTGTGCTGCTGGACGGCGTGTTCCGGCCCAAGCGGTGGAAGGACCTTCAGGTTGGCGACGTGGTGCGTCTGGTGGCTAACGAGACGCTTCCGTGCGACATGGTGCTTGTGTCCACCAGCGACCCCACCGGCGTGGCCTACATCCAGACCATCAACCTCGACGGCGAGTCCAACCTCAAGACGCGCTACGCCAAGCACGAAACCATGTCCACGCCGCCGGAGGCGCTCGCTGGCGTCATCAAGTGCGAGAAACCCAACCGCAACATCTATGGCTTCCTCGCCACGGTGGACCTCAACGGCCGCCGCGCCATCTCCCTCGGCACCTCCAACATCATGCTCCGTGGCTGCGAGCTCAAGAATACGGTCTGGGCCATCGGAGTCGCAGTGTACACCGGCGGGGACACCAAGGTCGTGCTCAACAGCTCGGGTGCGCCGTCCAAGCGCAGCCGCCTCGAGACGCACATGAACCGCGAAATCATCGCGCTCGCCGTGGCTCTGGTCGTCCTCTGCTCGGTGGTGTCTCTCCTCACCGGCATCTGGTTGGGTGACCATGCCGACCAGCTCGGCATCATCCCTTTTTTCCACAAATACGACTACTCTGGGGATGCTGGGCACGACGACGGGAGGTACCACTGGTACGGCACGGGCGCGCAGGTGGTGTTCACGTTCATGTCGGCGGTGATACAGTTCCAGGTCATGATACCCATCGCGCTCATCATATCCATGGAGCTCATCAGGGTGGGGCAGGCATACTTCATGGTGCAGGACAACCACATGTTCGACGACGAGAGCCAGGCCAGGTTCCAATGCCGGGCGCTTAACATCAACGAGGACCTCGGGCAGATCAAGTACGTCTTCTCCGACAAAACCGGCACGCTCACGCAGAATCGGATGGAGTTCCGCTGCGCCACCGTGCAAGGCCGCGACTTCAGCGAGACCGACGGCGGCGAGGAAGAAGGACATGCCGTGCAAG CGGACGGCGTGTTCCTGAGACCGAAGACGGCGGTGAAGACGGACCCGAAGCTGACGGCGCTGCTCAAGGACGGGACGGGCGCCAAGGCCAGCCGCGCCCGCGATCTGTTCCTGGCGCTAGCGACCTGCAACACCATCGTGCCCATCGTCGAGGACACGGTGAACCCGGCGGCGAAGCTGGTGGAGTACCAGGGCGAGTCCCCCGACGAGCAGGCGCTGGTGTACGCTGCCGCGGCCTACGGGCACAAGCTCGTGGAGCGCACCTCCGGCCACATCGTCGTCGACGTGTTCGGCACCAGGCAAAGGTACGAGCTCACCACCCCACCCGTTTACTGCAAAATGTTTGCTTCTCATAGCATTGCGTGCCGCCGTTGGTGA